A genomic region of Lachnoclostridium edouardi contains the following coding sequences:
- a CDS encoding ArsR/SmtB family transcription factor, translated as MAYRKDSDQVEQCDFIHVHEKIVEKVNKAMPKEEQLQDLADFFKIFGDSTRIRILYVLSQSEMCVCDIASLLGMGQSAISHQLRVLKQMRLVKYRRDGKTVFYSLADSHIETILAQGMEHIEE; from the coding sequence ATGGCTTACAGAAAAGACAGTGATCAGGTGGAGCAATGCGACTTTATCCATGTCCATGAAAAGATTGTAGAAAAAGTCAATAAAGCTATGCCCAAAGAGGAGCAGCTTCAGGACCTGGCTGATTTTTTTAAGATTTTTGGCGATTCAACCAGAATCAGGATTTTATATGTACTAAGCCAGTCGGAGATGTGCGTCTGTGATATTGCAAGTCTTTTAGGCATGGGCCAGTCGGCGATTTCCCACCAGCTGCGAGTGTTAAAGCAAATGAGGCTGGTGAAATACAGAAGAGACGGAAAAACAGTATTTTATTCTCTGGCAGACAGTCACATTGAGACAATCCTGGCTCAGGGAATGGAGCATATTGAAGAATAA
- a CDS encoding IS1634 family transposase has translation MAYFLKKTTLKGRTYLAIYDSFYNQEKKGAAHKCYKSLGSVETLKKNGMEDPISFYQQEVALLNQQRKEEGVRKISDISPTLYLGYFPLKAILEKLKIQKYVNYFHLTYDFQFDLYELISTLVYARGVCPCSKNRTFHDVLPNLYHSSHYSYDQLLDGLAFLGENYEKFIEIFTVQTAAVYGLDTSNSYFDCTNFYFEIDREDDFRKKGPSKENKKEPIIGLGLLLDRNQIPVGMKMYPGNESEKPILRDVIDGLKNRNNIMGKTIHVADKGLNCAQNIAFSKQNGDGYLFSKSVKTLPSTEKTWVLLEQDYKDVKDKSGKLLYRYKSCIDTFPYSIEYNGKKQTIMLTEKRLVTYNPSLAAKKRYEINRLVEKAKALTLSQAKRNDFGEAGKYVDFTDKTGNKAKTRINQAAIDKDLELAGYNLLVTSETQMTDQDIYCTYHNLWRIEESFKIMKSDLDARPVFLQKENTIKGHFLICYLTVLLERIFQFKILDEKYSTSDIFRFIKDFRVTKGEHKYINTTRDCTFINDLADKFHLPLTNYFLSETQINTIFNYKL, from the coding sequence ATGGCATATTTTTTAAAAAAGACAACTTTAAAAGGCAGAACTTATCTTGCGATTTATGACAGTTTTTATAATCAGGAAAAAAAGGGGGCAGCTCACAAATGCTACAAATCCCTTGGCTCTGTAGAAACACTGAAAAAGAACGGCATGGAAGATCCAATCTCTTTTTACCAACAAGAAGTAGCTCTCTTAAACCAGCAACGAAAAGAAGAAGGTGTCCGCAAAATTTCTGACATTTCTCCAACTCTTTATCTTGGATACTTTCCACTGAAAGCAATCCTTGAGAAATTAAAAATCCAAAAGTATGTGAATTATTTTCATCTTACATATGATTTTCAGTTCGATCTTTATGAATTGATTTCTACATTAGTCTACGCAAGAGGTGTATGCCCATGCAGTAAAAACAGGACATTCCACGATGTGCTTCCCAATCTGTACCATTCGTCGCATTATTCCTATGATCAGCTTCTTGATGGTCTTGCCTTTTTGGGAGAAAACTATGAAAAGTTTATCGAGATCTTTACTGTACAAACTGCGGCTGTTTATGGACTGGATACTTCAAACTCTTACTTTGATTGTACGAATTTCTATTTTGAAATAGACAGGGAGGATGATTTCAGAAAAAAAGGACCGAGCAAAGAAAACAAAAAGGAACCCATCATCGGTCTTGGGCTCCTTTTGGATCGGAACCAGATTCCGGTCGGTATGAAGATGTATCCGGGAAATGAGTCAGAAAAACCCATTCTACGTGATGTGATTGATGGACTTAAAAATAGGAACAATATCATGGGAAAAACCATCCATGTCGCAGACAAAGGACTTAATTGTGCACAAAACATTGCGTTTTCAAAACAGAATGGAGATGGTTATCTGTTTTCAAAATCTGTAAAAACCTTGCCTTCGACAGAAAAAACCTGGGTATTATTAGAACAGGATTACAAAGATGTCAAAGATAAAAGCGGAAAACTTTTATACCGCTATAAAAGCTGTATTGATACTTTTCCTTATTCCATAGAGTATAACGGAAAAAAACAGACCATTATGCTTACAGAGAAACGCCTGGTTACCTACAATCCTTCCCTTGCTGCAAAAAAAAGATATGAAATAAACCGCCTTGTAGAAAAAGCAAAAGCACTTACCCTGTCACAAGCCAAAAGGAATGACTTTGGAGAAGCAGGAAAATATGTGGATTTCACAGATAAAACAGGAAATAAAGCAAAAACAAGGATTAATCAGGCTGCCATCGATAAGGACCTCGAACTTGCCGGATACAATCTTCTGGTCACATCCGAAACCCAGATGACAGATCAGGATATTTACTGTACTTACCATAATCTGTGGAGAATTGAAGAATCCTTTAAGATTATGAAATCAGACCTGGATGCACGGCCGGTATTTCTTCAAAAAGAAAATACGATTAAAGGCCACTTTTTGATTTGCTATTTAACAGTTCTCTTAGAGAGGATTTTTCAATTTAAGATACTGGATGAAAAATATTCAACTTCAGATATATTTAGATTCATTAAAGATTTCAGGGTAACAAAAGGCGAACATAAATATATAAACACCACAAGGGATTGTACTTTTATAAATGACCTAGCTGATAAATTTCAT